The stretch of DNA TCCTAGGGATTTTGAAAGCATTAAATGCATGAAtaatttgtaaagcacttagaatagtgcttggcatacggtaagtgctatataaatgcttgttaaaatactattttaaaaaaagaaacgaGCCTTATTTAACATTGGTTTCAGTGAAGTGGCCCAACTTGGACTCCATCCTGAAGATGTGGGTCAACTTCAAGGATTATACTAAGGTCATGAGTGAGTCCCAGAAATTGCACCTCACAGTTTATGAAGTGCACTCAGCCACCTCATCTCATTTCTACAGCCCAGTTGGGAGATTATTTTCACCTCCTTGTTAACAatggagaagctgaggctgggGGCCCTGAAGACCCTATAGAGATATAGTCACCTCCAATCATAAATCTTTTCAACCATTGTCGGTGTGACCGGAGGCTTATGTCTTCTCACCATCATGTTGAGCCTCACAACAACCTGGTGATAGGGACAGTTAGGGGCACTAGGGACATGGAATGAATGTTCCTGAGGCCACACACCCAGGAAGAGCTGGCGCTTGAACCTCATGGTCTGGCTACAAGGGGACAGTACTCTGGAGTACAATTGAGCAGGCTCATTTTTGAAAGCACACAGTTTGGACTCAGCaagacctaggttcaaatcctggctcctaTATatatgactttggacaaattacttaacctctctcagtctccatttcctcatctctaaaatggcaATCAGGATAGTACttaataataatcttttttttttgagacgacgtcccactctatcgcccaggctggagtgcagtagtgcgatctcggctcactgcaacctctgcctcccaggctcaagtgattttcctgcctcagcctcctgagtaactaagattacaggcatgtgtcactacacccagctattttttgtatttttagtagagacgggtttcaccatgttggccaggctggtcttgaactcctgacctcaggtgatccactcacctcggcctcccaaagtgctgggattacaggtgtgagccaccatgcccagccaataataaTCCTTATTTAAGAAGTTTTGTAAGGATTAAAATGTAAGGCATTTAGCACAAGGATTAAAATGTAAGGCATTTAGCACATATGGGcactataataataattactactactactactactaatactGAGATCAAATACTACTACAAATTGATCATGCATTTAATGCTTTCAAAATCTCCTTATCAATATATATTAGTTATTTAGGAGGAATTTGGAGTCAGAGGGCCTGAGCTTGAATCCCCGATCTACTATTTTCTGACTTATTTAACTTTAAGCAGGTTGCTAaccctctctgaacctcacttACTTTATCTGCAAACTgggaataatgaaaataatacctTCCACCAAGAATGGCTGTAAATAGGAAACGAGTTAGTGTATAGAAAGCCCATAGttcaggcctggtgtggtggcccatgtctgcaatcccagcacttcgggaggccaaggtgggtggatcacttgaagtcaggagttcgagaccagcctggccaatatggtgaaaccctgtctctactaaaaatacaaaaattaggcaggcggggtggcaggtgtctgtaatcccagccactagggaggctaaggcaggagaatcacttgaacctgggaggtggaggttgcagtgagctgagatcgtgctactatactccagcctgggtgacagagcaagactctgtctcaaaaaaggaaaaaaaaaaaaaagcccatagtTCAGTGCTGAAGAAATCATGTTATTATGACCCCATCCTCCATTGACTCTCAGGCCAACAACAGCAATCAGGACCTGAGGTCAGCAAAGGCTTGGGCAGAGGGGACCTCAGGTGGACATTGGGGTCTTCTGAAATGGGAAGTGTTTGTTCTCTACGCCCCTGGCATGAATGGTACCAGGCATCATGGGAAGGAAGCAACTTCACACCTGGCCTTTTATAGAGGAGATGGAAAACACAGCCTCTGCCTGTGAACTGCCTGGTAGGGCTGGGCTGGGAGATGCCACAGGCAGGTGAGGAAACATGGGCTGGGGTGAGATCCGCAGGGTGCAGGTGTGACCCAAGATGGAGCCAGGCCTGCCCCAAAGGGGAGCTTTGGAGGAAACTCCACCAGAGGACCACAGCTTTTCAGAATGGGgaagggccaggcactgtgccaggtgaGTTCATtcatcaacagatatttactgagtatctaccacATGCCAGGCAATGTTCCAGGTGCCAGGGATTCAGGAGAGAACAGAAACAGTGGCCCTGTTCTCCCAGAGCATATTCCCTACTCAAGTGTAGCCAGATGATAAAgacacttgttttctttcttttttttttttgagacgaagtctcgctctcttgctcaggctggagtgcagtggcacgatctcggctcactgcaacctctgcctcccaggttcaagcgattctcctgcctcagcctcccaagtagctgggattacaggcatgtgctaccatgcctggctaatttttgtatttttagtagagacggggtttcaccatgtcggccaggctggtcttgaactcctgaccacaggtgatctgcccaccttggcctcccaaagtgttggattacaggtgtgagccaccgcacccgccgacacttgttttctctttcagtcATTACAGTGGCCtgcatggtttttgtttgttttgttttgttttgtttttgtttttgagacagtctcactatgtcacccagctggagtgcagtggcgcaatcttggctcactgcagcctcacctcctggggtcaaacaATTCCCCCatcttagcctccccagtagctggaactacagacatgtgccaccatgtccagctaatttttctattttatagagacggggtttcaccatgttgcccaggctggtctcaaactcctgaacttaagcaatccacccgcctcggcctcccaaagtgctgggattacaggcatgagccaccgtacacAGCTGGCCTGAATGGTTTAAAAATAGTCTTTATGCTCAAGCAGATCAGATCTCAGTTTGAATTCCAGCCACACCTCTAATTTGCTCTATGGCTTTGTGCAAGTTATTTAACCACTCTGAGCCTCGATGgacccatctgtgaaatggggataaccTGTACCTTGGCGAGCaggggttgtgaggattaaaggagatacTACTGAGCTCACAGCCCAATGTCTGGTACAAAGTGAGTATCCAATGAATGGTAGCTATCCATTAACACCAGGGAGGACACCAACTGAAgctcagcaaaataaaagcacagtccaaggtcacccagctagtaaggAACATGACCTAGAATTggcccaggtctgtctgactccagagtgcAGTTGTTCAGAGGTCTCTGGAGTTGGAAGCCACGTTCCACTGCATATTAGCTGTTGGACCCTAGGCgagtcacttcacttctctgaggcTCCATCTCGTAATctctgaaatggagataataatagtatccacCTCATAGGGTTGTGACAATTAAGTTACTATATAGGATCTGTGtagcacagagcttggcacatggtaagagCTCAATCAGTTACCTGCTTGACAATGCTGACGCCGATGATGACGATGATACCCATCCTAGACTGATGAGCTCTGTAAGCGggggtgcctggcacagagtagacaCTCGGTACAGCTCTGTGGAATGAATGAGGCACATCCCAGAACTCACCAATTCATAAAAATCAGATGCAGATGGGATCTTAAAGATCACCTATCCTAAGTCCCTTGTTTCACAGATGAAAAGacccaggcccagagaggtgcTTGGAGCTgcgcaaggtcacacagccaagcaGCTCATTTGATTAGTGTCAGAGCCAAGAGCTGGGAGTTTGGAGGGAGGCAAGGTTAAGAACAGGATGCTGTCAGGGAAGCAGGCAGGGATGCTGTGTTAAGATTCCAAATGGATGCAGAGAGCTGTGAACCGGCCAGTGGGGAGGCAAGGGAAATGTGGTTTTTGAAATGGAAGAGGATGACTTTAGCAGAGGCTCTCAGCCCAGAGGGAGGGGAGATAGGGAGGGGAGATAGGGAGGGGCGGGGGGAGGGCTAGGGCTGTGAAAGTCAAGAGCTTATTAATGCATAGAGAACGGTTTTAACAGTGGAGAGAGGAAGGACCGGATTTGAAAGCTACATTCAAGGAAGTGGCAACGGGATTTGGCAACAGCTTGGATGGGGGGAGGAGGCAATGGACCCCAaggcagaggctcagagaagggaggGGCAGGACTTTTTGCAGAGAaacaaaaggagaggagaggaggttaGAATCAAGAAATTCTGTGGGCCAAAACCTGGGGCTGTGGGTCAAAGGCACCTGAATTCCCTAGGATCTCTGGAACTTTGGTCTACTCTTCTGACCTCCCGAGGTCCCCCAAAATGTGGATTACCCCTGCTcactctcccccaacccccggcCCCTTATCGATCCTCTGACCATACATCTCTGGGTGTGTCCTACTCTTGCTGACACTTCATAAAAAGAGGAACCCCATTTAGGTGTTTTGAGTGGCAGGGATTCCAAGCCTACCCCCTGGATGGGCCTGGAAGAGAACAAGAGCACCAGGCCATGGTGAGTcaggctgaggccagggaggtGCAAGGAGCCAGCTGGAGGCCTGAGCCAGGATTTGGGGTGGTGGCAGCAGGGGGCGGAGAATGGTGGTGTCAGAGGCAGCCGAGAAGGTTGAGGGGGACGGATCTCAATGTGGCCAAGAGGAGGGCTCTTGGCACGCTCAGTTCCTGTAGCGAAGAGGGCGGAAGCCAGATGGGAGGGGGCGAGAACAGGCAGGAGCACaggaaggtggaggctgtgggTGTAGGCTGGGAGTCAATGCCCTCCCCCAACCTGAGGCCTCCGACCAGGCTCCTGGGTGGCAGGCATGGGGAGGAAAGCGTctccccaggcagtgagggaggGAGTGCCACAGTCAGGGAACAGGCCCCCTGGGTGAACTGGCCTGAGCAGAGTGGATGCTCCTGTTCTGAGACCCAGACCTCCTGGAACCTGCTGACCACAGTGATGCCCTGCACAAGAGGGGAGGACCTCAAGGCAGTGAGGTCAGGGAGCTGAAGTCCTGCTTCCCTCTCTGGCAAGCCCTTATCTCTTTGAGCCCCAGTGCTCTCCTCTAAAAAAGTGAGCTGGGCTGATGGGTGCCAAGGCATTAGCTCCCAAGTCAGCTGATCATCAGAATCCCCTGGTGAGCTGGTTATAATGCAGAGTCCAGGAATCCCCACTGGCCGTGGGCCACACACACCCGCCGCCCCCCGCTGTTAATTCTGAACCATAGTTCCAAGGTCCTTTCTGCACTAATGTGGCCTGATTAGGTGACTCCCTAGCACCAGGCAGGTGGGACAGCGCCTCTAAGGGGAGTAGTAATGCAATGtggcttccttcctctcctcccctgccgCCTCTGGGGGTGGAGCTGATGCCCCTCACCCCAATACCCAGCCTAGTAGCAGTACTTTGGTTCCCCCAGGGAGCTCCTCTTTTAAAGAAAAGGGACAGGACCCAATTGTTACTGAGCCCCTATTGTCATAGTAGCCACCATTTATTGATGGTTGACTATGCACCTGCCAGATACTGTACCCTTAACAGCATTTATCATCCAACCCTCCTTTAGCCTGCTGAGGGGGTTATACATAATAAGGAATATTGTACATACTGAGGAACCTGAGACTCCATGAGGTTAAAACTTGCCTAAAATAACACAGCTAGGGAAAAGGCAAGCTGGATTTTGAACTAGGGCTCTAAGTGCTGAGCCTGTGGGCTTCATAATTGGACCAAATCCCTGTGTGCTGGGCACGTGTCCAGCACTTCCCTCATATGATCTTTATGTGAACCATCCTCTGGAATCCTCAGAACAAACCCAGGAAGTAGGTATactcatccccattttacagatgaggaaacaggcacagagagatgaCTGGCTTGGCCAAGTTAAGAATAATGgctaacaaacaaaaacaaaaacaaaaattaaaaaaaaaaaaagaataatggctAACTCATGGAACTCATAGAACTCCACAAGGAAAGGTGTTCTAAGCACCTTCATACATGCTGCTTCATTTAATCTCtacattatacagatgaggaaactgagtcacagataTCCTGAGTGACTTGCCCACGGTGGCATCAGTTAATGACAGATCCaagatttgaaatcagaaagGCTGGCTCCCCAGTCTCCATACTTCACCAAACCAGAAGTTCTGAAACTCAAACTGTGGTCCTGCCAATGGCCACACTGGCTTCCCTGGGGAACCTGTAGACATGGGGATTCCCAGGCTCCACCCCAAACCTCCTGAATTAGAAACTctgccccccgccccaccccgctCAGAGATCCGCAGGGGATCCTAATACACCCGAAAGTTTAGGAACCACTGACCTCACCAATACCACTTTTTCCACAGCAAATAGGTTAGAGGAGGCAGAATCCAAATCCAGGATGCTATGAATCAAAAGGTCAACCCTTTCTCTTCTGCCACGGTgcacccccttccctcccccggCCAAGGCCCCAGCGGGGTCTGCACCCTACCTCAGGCCCATTCTCTTCTTCTGtgccccactccaccccacccagGATGACTTGTTCGCGGACCTGGCCAACCTGAGCCACCTCTTCCTCCACGGGAACCGCCTGCGGCTGCTCACAGAGCACGTGTTTCGCGGCCTGGGCAGCCTGGACCGGCTGCTGCTGCACGGGAACCGGCTGCAGGGCGTGCACCGCGCGGCCTTCCGCGGCCTCAGCCGCCTCACCATCCTCTACCTGTTCAACAACAGCCTGGCCTCGCTGCCCGGCGAGGCGCTCGCCGACCTGCCCTCGCTCGAGTTCCTGCGGCTCAACGCTAACCCCTGGGCGTGCGACTGCCGCGCGCGGCCGCTCTGGGCCTGGTTCCAGCGCGCGCGCGTGTCCAGCTCCGACGTGACCTGCGCCACCCCCCCGGAGCGCCAGGGCCGAGACCTGCGCGCGCTCCGCGAGGCCGACTTCCAGGCGTGTCCGCCCGCGGCACCCACGCGGCCGGGCAGCCGCGCCCGCGGCAACAGCTCCTCCAACCACCTGTACGGGGTGGCCGAGGCCGGGGCGCCCCCAGCCGATCCCTCCACCCTCTACCGAGATCTGCCTGCCGAAGACTCGCGGGGGCGCCAGGGCGGGGACGCGCCTACTGAGGACGACTACTGGGGGGGCTACGGGGGTGAGGACCAGCGAGGGGAGCAGATGTGCCCCGGCGCTGCCTGCCAGGCGCCCCCGGACTCCCGAGGCCCTGCGCTCTCGGCCGGGCTCCCCAGCCCTCTGCTTTGCCTCCTGCTCCTGGTGCCCCACCACCTCTGACTGCGGTGCTGAGATCGAAGAGGCCAGTGTCCGATCCCCGCTTCCCGTCCACCCGGGGCTGCGGCTCCGGCCCCAGTCGCCCCaccttccctggccttgctgcctccctttcccctcccagcTCCTCTCCTCCCCGGGGAGCAGGCCGCCTCTCCTTGCCTGCCCCCTGGGCTGTCCTGACTTGTGGCAGCCCCAAGAGGGCGTGTGTGGTGGCtcagccctgccctccccagtTCTGGCCATTAACTCTTCCCCATCCCAAGGCTGGGGTGGGGCCCCCCAGGCAGCCGCTGACCCGCACTCCTAAGGGCCCACAGCGGACACCAGAGGGGCTTTTGTCTGCAGAGCGTCTTCCACCAGCAGAGCCTTTGGAAGCTCCCCCAGGGAGCCCCACCCAGGACCCTTTGGGGGATGCCTCAGTCAGGGCCAGGCTGACCCTGACCCCTGCTTACCCTAGTCCCCTCAACCTCCTGACACTGGAGGAATACTTTTCTCCTAAGTCTACCCTGGACACTTTTTAGGGCACCTGGAGAGAACTTTCCTCTCCACTGTGGCCCCTGCGTGGTGAAGATCAAAAGAAgttgtttgggaaaaaaaatttattaaaaaattctattattttatctaCTGTAAGATTTGTTGACTTGGGACCCCGAAAGCGGGATGAGGTCTCAGAATGTAAGGATTGCAGGGCCAGGAGGGTTGGAGAAGGGGAGCCGTCCCCCGCCATCAAAGAGCTTCCTGGTGGCTGGAGGTGGTGTGCGCTCCCCCGCCATGAGGAGGAGCTGAAGCCCTGCATTCTAGGTGAGGCGCAGTGTGGCAGCCAAGAGTGGGTGCTGGTGGCACCTCTTCTCTTCATTTGTCCAGGGGAAGAGCTGCAGCCAACCCTGAGTGGTCTGGCGCCTGAGGAACTAAGCCTGGGGAAGACCTGCTGTCTGGTTAACAGCCCTCTTCCAGACCCTGTTCCTTCAGGAAACAAGAGCAGTTCTCCTGCAAGGAGGAGTCACATACACACTCCTGGTCACAGACAGCCCCAACATGGCTTTGGGTAAATGTGAACAAGGCACTGCTCCCTCAGGGAAACACAGCCCCATGCCAGAGCAAACACCTTAGCAAACAGAGACCAAGGCTGGGTTTCCGCGTACACTTGCCTCCTTGGCTAAGTGCCCTTGTGCAGTGCACAGCGTACACACCTGCACACAGCAACCCTGTGGGtatgtggtctctctctcagcTCCTGTGAGGTAGAAGCCATCAGGGATGAACCAGGTCAGAGAAGCAGGTTTCCAAACAGGCTAGAAGAGGGACCGAGGAACTCGGGTGATCAGAGGGACAGGAATCCCAAATTGGGATGCATTACTGGCTTGAGGTACAATCAGAACCTTCATCTTTCTGGTGTGTGGAAGAGAGGCTGGGGACTGGGAAGAGCTCAGGCTAAGAAGGACTTGGGTTGGGATTTAGGGGTGAGTCTCATCAGACTGAGCACTTGGAGAGAAGTTTGGTAGTTTGAATTTGGAGCTAAGAATCTAGCTTGGGCAGGGTGTGGtcgcttgcacctgtaatcccagctaattgggaggctgacgtgggaggatcacttgaggccaagaatttgagactagcctggacaacatatcgAGACTGAgtctcttaaaaatgtttttttaagaaTCTAGTTTGGAGTGGGGTGTGATGTCtcaacgtctgtaatcccagcactctgggaggctgaggtggacagatcacttgaggtcaggagttcaagaccagcctggccaacatggcagaaaccccgtctctactaaaaattcaaaaaaattagccaggcgtgacggcgggtgcctatagtcccaggtactcaggaggctgaggcacaagaatcactccagcctgggtgacagagactctgtctaaaaaaaaaaaaaaaaaaaaaaaaaaaaatctagcttgGGAGGTGGGAATAGAAAGATAGAGGGGGCCTAGATGCTAGGGCTTGAGGAAGCAGGCTGAGGTTCTGTGATTCTGGCTAGGGAGGTCAAATGATcttgagaagaagagaagaaaggagaagaaatcaGCATCTAAGCCTGAGGCAGGTAGACTCCGGTTAAGGgtgtggggtgggctgggggagaGTGAGAGCAGCTGGTCAGAAACCCAGGGAGCTCGGAGTCTGGGGTCTTGCAGGGGCTTGTGTCAGGCTGGCTGTGAGGAGGTTAATGGGTTGGATTGGAGGGACAGCCAGACAAGAGCTCTGGTGGAGGAGGGGCTGCTGGGgcctgggcagggggaggggagctGCTGGTAAATTAGAGGCAGGCTGTCCAGGTCATAGAATTATCATTGTGAAATATTCATGGGCCATCGGTCCAGATGCTATTTCAGAACAGTGAAAGCAAGAGGAGTGTGTGAGCCTCAGGAAGAAGCCTGAAGCAAAGCCACTCTCCAccaacccccacccctcccaccacCAGCCCAGACAGACCCACGGACGCCCATCACGTGCACACCCACACTCCCGAGCTCTCACACACACTCGCACCAAGCAGAGCCATGTAGCACGTGCAAGCACACCAACCACCCACGGGTCCCACAAACAGGCAGGTGTCCCCTAAATTCTGACATGCACACTGACATGCACACCCACTCAATCAGGACCCAGCAGAGATCACCTCCAGCGATCTCACATGCGCAGACCCCCAAACTCTCCAAACAACCCAGATTCACCACCTTGACCCACACACCCTGAGATAGGAGGGATGTTCAAGGCCATCCAGCCCAACCCCCACCAATGCtctgatggggaaactgaggccataGAAAGGAAGGGATTTGTCTGAGATTCCTCTATCCcctgaaaaaagcaaaattcatTCACCTCCCACATTCTGAGTGTACCCCCATTCTGCATTTTCGTCTGCCAGACACCCAGCCTAGTTGTAATTAACTCCTCCCTTTCTCTAATTTCCTGCATCTATTCAGTTACCCAGTCCCCCACCCAGCCACAGTCTATCCCTTCCTTCCCATTCTCCCCACCACCTCCCTGCTCCAGCTACTCATTACCTCATGCCtggaatataaaagaaaactgcGATAACCTCCTCGCTGGTTTCCTACATGgaatctctccctccctcccacccagccATACCGTGGTGACCAGATTCATCTGATCAAAATTTGCATATGTTATGATGTCACTCAGGAGCCTGTAATGGCTTCCTAATGCCTATAGGGTAAAGGTAAAACACCTTAGCAGAGCATCAAAGATCCCTCAGAGTCTGGTACCAACTGCTTTTCTAGCCTTTTCTCTCACAATCTCATCCCAAACCTTCACTCCAGCTAGAACGTTTGTATCATACTGGCCACCAGTTATCATGTATGTGAAACCCACCAACCGACTTTGAGTGCCCCCCTAAAATTTCTCAGTCTCTCCTGAAGTAGGAAacctcttccccctcctcagaTCTCAGACTCCAGAGCCCTTTCCCAAGGCCAAGACTGCACCTCTCTGACCATATACAGGGGTTCTTCAAAGCAGCAGACAGAGGCTCAGGCTCTGGCTCCCTCCAAGCAGACGGCTGCCCCCGACTGGCCACCTTGGGAAGCACAGCCAGGCTTCAGTCGTCTAGAACAGAGAATGAGCATCTAACCGCCTGGGGAGAGGACTAGGACACCAGATGATAAGGTTTATAAGCCCTTAAGCCTCTAAGGTTCTTACACCCAGAGTAGGGGGGGGACGGTTCTCAGCCCTGTTTCCCTAGCTGCGGGCTCCCAATTTTCGATCCCTAATCCGAGAGGAACTCCTCTCCAATGAAATACAGACTTGGGACTCTCAGGACACTGTGGAAGGGAAATTTCCCAACAGACTCTGAGAGTCCAGGAGGCCAGGGATAGACCAGGTGGCAGGCCCAAGGTCCAGCTGGGGTCAggtttctatatgaatttttaatgCTTCCAGATAGACTTGTCAGATGTTCTGAAAACTGAGCATCTCCTTTCACCTCTGTACATGATGCCCTTCTCCAACCCCATTGCCCCTGCAGGAGGGCAGGCCTGGGACAGATATTCAGTGGCCTCTGGAGAAACGGTTTTGGGACAGTAGAAGGGTAAATGACCTAGTTATGTTCCCACTagtaagctgtgtgaccttgggcaagttacttaacctctctgaacatTAGAGTtctgtgggtttgtttttgttttgtaagctGGGGACAATAGTGCCAGCCTAAATCAATTTGTTGTGGGGACTCAGTGCAATAGCCCATGGCAAAGTGACCTACATGCTTGCTGTTATTATTCTCTTTCCTCAagttctgcctccctcttccagcTTTTCTTCCAACCCCAAAGATGTCTCTGGCTATTGCTTCGAAGGTAGGAACTTTGGTTGGTTCTCCCC from Homo sapiens chromosome 11, GRCh38.p14 Primary Assembly encodes:
- the RTN4RL2 gene encoding reticulon-4 receptor-like 2 precursor, translated to MLPGLRRLLQAPASACLLLMLLALPLAAPSCPMLCTCYSSPPTVSCQANNFSSVPLSLPPSTQRLFLQNNLIRTLRPGTFGSNLLTLWLFSNNLSTIYPGTFRHLQALEELDLGDNRHLRSLEPDTFQGLERLQSLHLYRCQLSSLPGNIFRGLVSLQYLYLQENSLLHLQDDLFADLANLSHLFLHGNRLRLLTEHVFRGLGSLDRLLLHGNRLQGVHRAAFRGLSRLTILYLFNNSLASLPGEALADLPSLEFLRLNANPWACDCRARPLWAWFQRARVSSSDVTCATPPERQGRDLRALREADFQACPPAAPTRPGSRARGNSSSNHLYGVAEAGAPPADPSTLYRDLPAEDSRGRQGGDAPTEDDYWGGYGGEDQRGEQMCPGAACQAPPDSRGPALSAGLPSPLLCLLLLVPHHL